The bacterium region AGTCGGTTGACCGCTTGATCGCTAAAGATATTAAGTTCGCAAAATCATTATTTGTTTAAGGAGCATTAAATTGGCTAAGAAAACTGACGGTGGAAAAGTTCGAATTGCTATGATCGGCGCGGGTGGAATGGCGAATGGCGTTCATTATCCCTCGCTTGCCTCTTTTGACGATGTCGAAATCGTCGCTATCTCTGAATTGCGCGAAGACCGCGCGAAGACGACTGCTGACAAGTACGGCATCAAGAAGACTTATGTCGGAAACGACGAGTATTACAAGGAAATGCTCGCAACTGAAAAGCCGGACGGCGTGTATGTCATCGGTCAGCCGAACATCATGTACCCTATCTGGAATTACTGCGTTGCCAACGGTTATAACCTCTACATCGAGAAGCCGTTCGGGCTGAGCATTCACCAGGCTCGCGCGTTGGCTCTTTTGGCAGAGAAAAGTGGTTCGATTACTCAGTGCAGCTATCAGCGACGCATCGCCCCCATCGTTAAGAAGATGAAGGATGAAGTCACAAAGCGCGGCGGCGAAATCAATCATGCGGTCTGCACCTTCTACAAGTGCGACATCAACCCCTACCTTGACGCTCGCGATCATATGTTCGATGACAGCGTGCATGCAATCGATACACTCCGCTGGCTTTGCGGCGGCGAGGTTGTCGAAGTCCAGAGCATTTGTAAGCGCATCGGCGTTCCTGATATCAACTACATTACGGCGCTTTTGACCTTCGACAATGGCGCAACCGGCGTGTTGATGAACAACTGGGCCAGCGGGCGCCGCATCTTCAGCTGTGAAATGCACGCAAGCGGATGCTATGCCTGGGTTGAGCATGAGGGCAAAGCCTTCCTGTACGATCACGGCAACTACGAAGGCGAGTGCTTCGATACCAAGGAAGTTGCCGGCAGCAACGATAACTTCGTGTTCGGCGGGTTCTGCGCCAAGAACCGTGAGTTCATCGATGCAATCAAGGGCGGCCCGATGCCCGGGTCCAACTTCTCGGATGCGGTCAAGAC contains the following coding sequences:
- a CDS encoding Gfo/Idh/MocA family oxidoreductase, producing MAKKTDGGKVRIAMIGAGGMANGVHYPSLASFDDVEIVAISELREDRAKTTADKYGIKKTYVGNDEYYKEMLATEKPDGVYVIGQPNIMYPIWNYCVANGYNLYIEKPFGLSIHQARALALLAEKSGSITQCSYQRRIAPIVKKMKDEVTKRGGEINHAVCTFYKCDINPYLDARDHMFDDSVHAIDTLRWLCGGEVVEVQSICKRIGVPDINYITALLTFDNGATGVLMNNWASGRRIFSCEMHASGCYAWVEHEGKAFLYDHGNYEGECFDTKEVAGSNDNFVFGGFCAKNREFIDAIKGGPMPGSNFSDAVKTTEVAEIILANALLNGE